The Toxorhynchites rutilus septentrionalis strain SRP chromosome 1, ASM2978413v1, whole genome shotgun sequence genome contains the following window.
GCCTATGTCAGGTCCGAgcggtttgcatttgatttccacATTCGTGAACGAAAGAGCTTTCCCGCAAACGAGATCGCACCCGCGCCCGCATCGTATCGCGTCCACGATGTCCTCAGCCTTAACATTCATATTGTGAAGTATGCATTAAATATCTTTAAATAAATCTGGCATCACTACTTTCTGTCAGTTCCCATACACGTTTTCAATTGTCCTTAAAATAGCGGCTCTAGTTTTTCTTGGAAATTTGGTGATAATATTTacttaaaatttaaattcattgcaATTTTGTCAGGACATTGCCCCTAACAATGGCAACGAAACTTATTTCGAGTTATAACGATCCAGCTATTGGTAAGTATATCATTACATTTGAGATTGCAAAACGCAAAACGAGAAAAATGATGAAATCTTTTCGCAGGTGGATTAATTGTTGCGGAACTGATTAAGGATACGAATCCAATTGAGATTGGCTGGGGGAACGAAACTTCAATTTCGTTTACTAATCGCACTCTCATTTCCGTAACCAACAATGATATTTTGCGTGCATTGTCTCGCGATGCACCCAAGTATCAACTTTATGGTAAAACGCCGATTGAACGCACTCAAATTGATCATTGGCTGACATACACTCTGTCGttcgaaaaaaatgctgtagatGAATTGAACTATCTCAACAAATGTCTCGCCCCGCTTACGTATTTAGTTGCGAATCATTTAACAATTGCCGACCTAGCGGTGTTCAATGAGTTATTTAACAGCTACGATGAGTTGAGGGCTATCGGAATTCCGGTGCATGTTCAGCGATGGTATGACTTACTCTCTGCTCAGTTGCCCTGCAAAACAGTGCTTCAAAATCTTCCGAAAGTGGCAAAAGTCGTTAAAAGAATGATTCGGGCTGGAAGTGCTGAGAAAAGCAACGAAAGAAAACAAGAAGGAAAGTTTGAGGAACTTCCAGGAGCCGAGATGGGAAAAGTCGTCGTTCGCTTTCCACCTGAAGCGTCTGGCTATCTTCATATAGGACATGCAAAGGCAGCATTGCTAAACCAGCATTATCAAAAAGCGTTCCAAGGCAAGCTGATAATGAGATTCGACGACACAAATCCTGCGAAggaaaatgtccattttgaaaaagtaattttggAAGATTTAGAGATGTTACAAATCAAACCGGATTTATTCACACATACATCACAGTATTTCGATTTGATGTTGGACTATTGTGAACAATTAATGAAACAAGGGAAAGCTTACGTTGATGACACCGAACCAGAAGTAATGAAGAAAGAGCGAGAAGAAAGGATAGAATCGAAAAACCGAAACAATTCGGTTGAAAAGAACCTACAAATGTGGAAGGAAATGCTGGAAGGTACGGAATTTGGTCAAAAACGATGTGTTCGCGCCAAAATCGACATGTCTTCACCGAATGGATGTATGCGAGATCCGACCATTTACCGATGTAAAAATGAACCACATCCTCGCACTGGAACCCAATACAAAGTTTATCCAACTTATGATTTTGCTTGTCCCATTGTCGATGCTATTGAGAATGTTACTCACACGCTGAGAACGATGGAATATCACGATCGAGATGACCAGTTCTATTGGTTCATTGAGGCGCTTGGATTGCGCCGTCCGTATATCTGGGAGTATAGTAGACTAAATATGACCAATACTGTGCTCTCAAAGCGAAAACTGACTTGGTTCGTGGAACAGGGGCTTGTCGATGGATGGGACGATCCAAGATTCCCTACGGTGAGGGGGATTCTTCGCCGAGGAATGACCGTTGAAGGATTGAGAGAGTTCATCATAGCCCAAGGTGGGTGGTTCGTACTTTGTTCATATTTTTCTATAAACATATTCCACTTTTTCAGGATCCAGCAAATCGGTAGTTTTCATGGAATGGGATAAAATTTGGGCATTCAACAAGAAGGTTATCGATCCAATAGCCCCGCGTTATACAGCTTTAGAAAACGAAAATCGCGTGGTCGTGAATATTTCAGGGGCCAAACTAGAAGCTGTGCAAGTACCAGTACATCCGAAAAATAGCGAAATCGGTATGAAAACAGTATGGCTCGGTCCGAGAGTGTTAATTGACTATGTCGATGCAATTGAATTGAGGGAAGGCACAAATGCTACGTTTATAAATTGGGGTAATATCATGATAAAGAAAATCCAAAAGGATGCAGTCGGTAGAATTACGTCCATCGACGCTGAATTGAATCTGGAGAACAAAGAtttcaaaaaaacattgaaattgaCCTGGCTTTGTGAGCAAGAGGCCACGGCGTATCCTCCAACATATTGCGTATACTTCGAGCATATCATTAGCAAGCCGGTGTTGGGCAAAGATGAAGATTTCAAAACTTACATAGGACATCAGACAAGGGTTCATTCATTGTCGACTATTTTCTTCTAGTATACTGATATCAATTCTTTCCAGACGGAGGTACCTATGTTCGGTGATCCAGAGTTGAAAAGTCTAAAGAAGGGCGACATCATACAACTGCAGCGCCGTGGATTTTTTAAGGTAGACCAAGCATACAAACCAGCCAGTGAATTCAGTTCTGTCGAAACGCCCGTTGTGCTGTTTTCTATCCCTGATGGGCATGCAAAGGAATTGCCTACCGCCGGTGTCCCGAAGAAAAAATCCGCTGAAGCAACAAAGGTAAGAAGTGCTTTAGTCGATATTGGTCATTCGCCTCCGGGAATTCTCCAACTTCAATCATTTTACGACAATCGCCGTATAGAATAGTTGGTTGATTCATGTTGCTAGGTTCCATCGCGGTAACATAGTGTTATCATGGGCGTCTCGCAGCTATTGTCTTGGCCTGTGACCAGGTTAGATTACGCTCTACTGCTATAAAAATACTGTTCAATTCCACCCAGAATCCTTCCAATTAAGCCGTATTCCAACGGGCGGTGGGTGGACGAACACTCGTATTGGGTgtgcgataaatcacacaattcAAACGTTCAATAAATACCACGCACTTGAATTAGCACAAAACAACATATATTTTCATTTACAGGactatttacatttattttacaGCAAAATCAAATTTGAATTATCGACGAACTACACTCAACAGACTATTCTACGGTACTATACATCTATTCTTCTACTCTACAATCTATCTCTCCTTTCTTCCTATTTTATCCACTTGacgaaaaccaaaacaaaacaccaCACACATTTACGGCACTCACTGCCGTTCTCGATCGAGCGCACTCTCGTTGTTGTATTGCTGTTGTTTCCATATCGTTGTAGCTCTTATGTTTTCTGTTGTTCTCTGAGCGGTTATGGTTTCATCAATCCAGGGATGTAGTGTTGGGTGGATGATAACTCTCCAACATTCTCACCCACCCTGAAATTTCCGAAAtttctgaaataaaaaaccTCTTCGACAGGAAAGGGAGTGGGGTGCAATGGGATTCGAAGCTATGGGTTTAATTATCCCGATCCTCAATTGGTAACATGCACAGTTTTTCCACCGGACGCTTCATTATACCTGAAGAAGTTTTGAGCGTCACAACTCGCACAACTCCATCGTCCCCCGGGTGAACCTCAACAATCCTCCCCATTTTCCAACGCATAGGGGGCTGGTTGTCATCCTGAATGATCACCAGCTTGCCAACTGCGATATACACAGGTGGTTTCCATCGCTTCATTCTCCCTTGCAGCTGTGCCAAATAGTCTCTGCGCCATCTCTTCCAGAAATCCTGTAGACGTTTTTGAATCAACTGCCATTTGTTCAAACGATTACTGGGAACTGCTTCTATATTTTCTTCCGGGATCGCCTGCAGAGAAGTTCCGATCAAGAAGTGGGCAGGCGTCAATGGCTCTAAGTCGTTTGAATCCTCAGACATCTGTGTCAATGGCCTTGAATTGAGACACCCCTCTATTTGGACGAGTAGAGTGCTCATATCCTCGGGAGTCGCAACACTTTCGCCTAGAACCTTAAGCAGGTGGATTTTAGCAGATCGTACGGCGGCTTCCCACAAACCTCCGAAGTGGGGCGCACTGGGGGGATTAAAATGCCATCGAATCCCTTGATTGGCACATTCCTTCGAAACTCGACTATGGTGACTACTATTTTTCAATATCAAATCAGGAATTCTCGTAGTTTATTTCGAGCTCCGACGAAATTAGTGCCATTGTCGGAGTAAAGATCCGTGCACATTCCTCTTCTTGAGATGAATCTCCGCAATGCTTGCAGAAATCGGTCGGTAGATAGGTCATTTACAAGCTCTAAGTGTACCGCCTTCGTACACATGCAAACGAAGATTGCACCATAGGCCTTCACTGCTGGTCGTCGTGGGGCTACCCTTAGGTAAAGTGGTCCAAAGTAGTCAACGCCCGTTCGTGAGAACGGACGAGATACGGTGACCCGTGCTGATGGCAGCTTTCCCATAAATTGTTGGATTGCAGACGGCTTTGCTCGGAAACACCTCTGGCAGTGATGCACAATGTAGCGAGCGAGATTCCTTCCGCCCAATGGCCAATAGTGGAGTCTTACAGCTCCTAATAGTAGTTGCGGTCCTGCATGAAGCAGCTTCTCGTGGTAGTACCTTATAATGATTTGCGTAAAATGATGCCTAGCTGGCAAAACAACTGGGTGCTTCGTTTCTTCGGATTCCGCTGAATGCTTCAGTCGTCCTCCAACTCTCATCAACCCGTCCTCGGATATATATGGGTTGTACCATCGAAGCGGAGATTTTCGGGGAACCATTTCCCCTTTAGACAATGAAATCCATTCTAGATGAAAACATTCCTGTTGCACCCTTGAAATTAGCAGCCTTTctgcctctttcaactcgattgCGGAAAGAAATCTCGTGTCCTTACGAGTATTTATTGGTTCACGAAGCAGTTTCATCAACCTCAGCCAATAAGCTGTACACCGGATTAATGCAATGAACGATCCAAACTTCCCAAAATACCAATCGTTGAATTCCACCATTCCAGAAGCAATGTTGGTTACTACTGTACGACGCTTCTCTTCCTCACCTTCTTCAACCGTAGAATTCTCTGGAAAT
Protein-coding sequences here:
- the LOC129766427 gene encoding bifunctional glutamate/proline--tRNA ligase isoform X3, producing MATKLISSYNDPAIGGLIVAELIKDTNPIEIGWGNETSISFTNRTLISVTNNDILRALSRDAPKYQLYGKTPIERTQIDHWLTYTLSFEKNAVDELNYLNKCLAPLTYLVANHLTIADLAVFNELFNSYDELRAIGIPVHVQRWYDLLSAQLPCKTVLQNLPKVAKVVKRMIRAGSAEKSNERKQEGKFEELPGAEMGKVVVRFPPEASGYLHIGHAKAALLNQHYQKAFQGKLIMRFDDTNPAKENVHFEKVILEDLEMLQIKPDLFTHTSQYFDLMLDYCEQLMKQGKAYVDDTEPEVMKKEREERIESKNRNNSVEKNLQMWKEMLEGTEFGQKRCVRAKIDMSSPNGCMRDPTIYRCKNEPHPRTGTQYKVYPTYDFACPIVDAIENVTHTLRTMEYHDRDDQFYWFIEALGLRRPYIWEYSRLNMTNTVLSKRKLTWFVEQGLVDGWDDPRFPTVRGILRRGMTVEGLREFIIAQGSSKSVVFMEWDKIWAFNKKVIDPIAPRYTALENENRVVVNISGAKLEAVQVPVHPKNSEIGMKTVWLGPRVLIDYVDAIELREGTNATFINWGNIMIKKIQKDAVGRITSIDAELNLENKDFKKTLKLTWLCEQEATAYPPTYCVYFEHIISKPVLGKDEDFKTYIGHQTRTEVPMFGDPELKSLKKGDIIQLQRRGFFKVDQAYKPASEFSSVETPVVLFSIPDGHAKELPTAGVPKKKSAEATKQQITATNVVTVKVQPVSLTSDQINNSIAQQGDKVRKLKADKASKQDIDVAVKTLLDLKKHFKEATGQEWKPEVIAATSIVPATAQNDHSSAEQINVKIVEQGNTVRDLKAKKAPKPDVDAAVKTLLNLKAEYKSITGRDWKPAVAPVNVVSVENDTKSISPSSAESINDKIIKQGDNVRVLKSNKAPKQEIEAQIKVLLDLKSEYKSATGQDWKPGCIPPTATKPPKESNTSETKESEILKQIAAQGDNVRTLKTNKAEKSVVEAAVKILLQLKADYKILTGKEWKPGTVTTSSISKSDKENMAPLPNEARSTSEKDALVVEVNAQGDVVRNMKQSGAPKEQVDAAVKKLLELKEKYKKLTGTDFPVAGRASKQTVAKKENKKEEKPKSKQETLKPKDDGAKKQTRLGLEATKEDNLPEWYSQVITKGEMIEYYDVSGCYILRHWSFAIWKAIKTWFDAEITRMGVKECYFPIFVSRAALEREKAHIADFAPEVAWVTKSGESDLAEPIAVRPTSETVMYPAYAKWIQSYRDLPIRLNQWNNVVRWEFKHPQPFLRTREFLWQEGHTAFASQPEAEEEVLQILDYDIGNRGISGKAINTCHEFTGELRSL